The Tepidanaerobacter syntrophicus genome includes the window AATGCTTCAAAGGAGAGACTGCGTGCATTTCCAGCGTGAGCTATAATAGATAAAATTATCTGTTCATAATCCATTTTCGAGAACTCCTTTAATTGTTTATAAGGTTTATAGCAAGATCTAAAATCTTAGTGCTGTCTACCGATCCATATATAGCAGGTGGAATTATTGTATATTTTTTGCCTCTTTGAGCACATAGGTTTTTGATATATGGCTCTTTATATCGAATTTGCGGACCAACCATAACTACATCATAGTCATCGATGACTTGCTCTAATTCTTCAATAGTATTAGCGTCAACTTTAATATCTTCTATTTTTCGCTTCTCAATTTCTTTTTTCATTTTTTCAACAATCAGGCTTGTTGACATACCGCCTGCACAAACTAATAATATTTTCATACATCTTCCTCCATTGCTTGTTTTGTTTCTTCATCAAATTTCATCTTATCCCACATTCTAAGGAATGGATAATAGATGATAGCGGCAATAATAATATTAACTAATTGCAGTATAATGGCTTTCCAATCCCCGGTTGTTAAGAAACCGCTGATAAAAACCGGAGTTGTCCATGGGACTATCGCATAAGGTCTAGCGACTAAATTAGTTGCCATTGCAATATATGTTGTAATGGCTGCTGCCAAAGGAGCCAATATAAACGGAATAAACATTACAGGATTCATTATTATTGGCATGCCAAAGGTTATAGGCTCATTGATATTAAATATTGCGGGCCAGATTCCAACTTTGCCAATAGCTTTTAACTGCGAAGACTTAGCCTTTAATAACAAAAGAGCAAGAGCAAAAGTTGCACCGGCACCGCCGACAAAAACAAATACATAAATAAACTGGTTTGTTATTATATTCGGCAGCATTTCCCCAGCTGCTTTAGCTACTGCATTTTGTTCAGATAAAGATAACCATACTGGTCCTAAAAATACTGCTACAATATCGGCTCCCTGTATACCAACACACCAGAGAAGTTGAATTACAACTATTGCTACGAGAGTAGCAGGTAAAGAAGAGCCTAGGTTCATGATAGGTATACCGAGAACAATGTTAATTGCTTCAGGCAAGGTTAATTTTGTAGTTGTCAATAATACAATGTTAACAATCCAAACTAAAAGCAACGCAACAAATCCCGGAAGCAAAGCTGCAAAAGACCTGGCAACAAAAGGCGGAACCTCAGCCGGCATTTTTATAAAAATGTTTTTCTCCATGAAAAATCTTTGAATTTCTACTGCTAGTATTGCTATTATCATAGCAACGAATAAGCCTTTGCTTCCTAGCCATTCTGCAGGAATATTACCATTATCTGTAGCTGGCATCGAAAGTAAAAATGCCGATACACTTATTATACCGGATGCTAGGCTGTCAAGCTTGTAAGAATTCGAAAGTGAGTATGCAACCGAAAAAGATGCTACAAGTGCAAGGATTCCAAAAGTAGCATTAGAAACCTTGGAAAGTTCGCCTCTAAAAGGTGCAACTGCGGTATCTAGAGCTTCTATAGGCGGGTAAGCTATTATTAAAAATAGAGAGCCAACCAACAAAAGTGGCATTACAGCAACAATTCCTTCACGCAAAGCTTTAAGATGTCTCTGTTCCGCAAGCCTTCCTGCGAAAGGCATAAAGTGATCATTTAAAAAATTCATGATAGCGTCCAAAATAATCATCCCTTCTTTTTTATCTTATAATATTATCCGGAATTAACATAGAAGCAAAAACTATGCCATAACTTAAAAGCTTGATTTTATCAAGGCAATTTCATATGTGTATTAATATGTATTATAAAGTTTAATAGATATTGCTGATGTGTATTGTGAGTGTATAATGCATCCTGAGTAAGATAAATATTTTTTAAAGAACAAATTTGATTGTATTATTTTTTAAAACTGATAAACTTAAATTATCAAAGTGATAAAAACAAAATTTTTACTAAAAGATAGCCTACAGGAGGAAATAAAGTTGGCAAGTATTTTAAAAAGCATGCAGAATACTGTTGAAAAATATGCCAAAGTCTTATCTCAGGTTTTGGGTGTTGATGTAGAAATCGTAGACGATAATTTTGAGCGTATAGCGGGCACAGGCATGTTTTCCGGCAGAATAAACAAGAATATGGAAAATGAAGGCTATGTGTATAAGGATGTCA containing:
- a CDS encoding PTS sugar transporter subunit IIB; translated protein: MKILLVCAGGMSTSLIVEKMKKEIEKRKIEDIKVDANTIEELEQVIDDYDVVMVGPQIRYKEPYIKNLCAQRGKKYTIIPPAIYGSVDSTKILDLAINLINN
- a CDS encoding PTS sugar transporter subunit IIC, producing the protein MDAIMNFLNDHFMPFAGRLAEQRHLKALREGIVAVMPLLLVGSLFLIIAYPPIEALDTAVAPFRGELSKVSNATFGILALVASFSVAYSLSNSYKLDSLASGIISVSAFLLSMPATDNGNIPAEWLGSKGLFVAMIIAILAVEIQRFFMEKNIFIKMPAEVPPFVARSFAALLPGFVALLLVWIVNIVLLTTTKLTLPEAINIVLGIPIMNLGSSLPATLVAIVVIQLLWCVGIQGADIVAVFLGPVWLSLSEQNAVAKAAGEMLPNIITNQFIYVFVFVGGAGATFALALLLLKAKSSQLKAIGKVGIWPAIFNINEPITFGMPIIMNPVMFIPFILAPLAAAITTYIAMATNLVARPYAIVPWTTPVFISGFLTTGDWKAIILQLVNIIIAAIIYYPFLRMWDKMKFDEETKQAMEEDV